Proteins co-encoded in one Oreochromis aureus strain Israel breed Guangdong linkage group 3, ZZ_aureus, whole genome shotgun sequence genomic window:
- the LOC116328219 gene encoding histone H2B 1/2: MPEPAKSAPKKGSKKAVTKTAGKGGKKKRKTRKESYAIYVYKVLKQVHPDTGISSKAMSIMNSFVNDIFERIAAEASRLAHYNKRSTITSREIQTAVRLLLPGELAKHAVSEGTKAVTKYTSSK; the protein is encoded by the coding sequence ATGCCTGAACCCGCCAAGTCCGCGCCCAAGAAGGGCTCCAAGAAAGCCGTGACCAAGACCGCCGGCAAAGGCggcaagaagaagagaaagaccAGGAAGGAGAGCTACGCCATCTACGTGTACAAGGTACTGAAGCAGGTCCACCCCGACACCGGGATCTCCTCCAAAGCCATGAGCATCATGAACTCGTTTGTCAACGACATCTTCGAGCGCATCGCTGCCGAGGCATCTCGCCTGGCTCACTACAACAAACGCTCCACCATCACCTCCAGGGAGATCCAGACCGCAGTGCGCCTGCTTCTCCCCGGTGAGCTGGCCAAGCACGCTGTGTCTGAGGGCACCAAGGCCGTCACCAAGTACACGAGCTCCAAGTAA
- the LOC120438182 gene encoding histone H1-like: MSEEAPAPAPAPAKAAKKKKTTASKPKKVGPSVGELIVKAVAASKERSGVSAAALKKALAAGGYDVDKNKARVKTAIKSLVAKGTLVQTKGTGASGSFKMNKKATESKAKKPAKKVAPKAKKPAAAKAKKPAAAAKKSPKKAAAAKKPAAAKKSPKKAKKPAAAAKKAPKSPKKAAKSPKKVLKKAPAAKKAAKPKVKKAATAAKKK; the protein is encoded by the exons ATGTCCGAGGAAGCTCCCGCACCTGCTCCCGCCCCGGCCAAGGCggccaagaagaagaagacgacggCTTCCAAGCCCAAGAAGGTCGGCCCCAGCGTGGGCGAGCTGATTGTGAAAGCCGTGGCCGCTTCCAAGGAGCGCAGCGGCGT gtccGCAGCCGCTCTCAAGAAGGCTCTGGCTGCCGGAGGCTACGATGTGGACAAGAACAAGGCCCGCGTCAAGACCGCCATCAAGAGCCTGGTGGCGAAGGGCACTCTGGTGCAGACCAAGGGCACCGGGGCCTCCGGATCCTTCAAGATGAACAAGAAGGCTACTGAGAGCAAAGCCAAGAAGCCCGCCAAGAAAGTCGCTCCTAAAGCCAAGAAGCCCGCCGCTGCCAAAGCCAAGAAACCGGCAGCAGCTGCTAAGAAGTCGCCCaagaaggcagcagcagccaagaagCCCGCAGCCGCTAAGAAGTCGCCCAAGAAGGCCAAGAAGCCCGCGGCGGCGGCCAAGAAAGCGCCCAAAAGCCCCAAGAAGGCGGCCAAGAGCCCCAAGAAGGTGCTGAAGAAGGCTCCCGCAGCAAAGAAGGCCGCCAAGCCCAAAGTCAAGAAGGCagccacagcagccaagaagaagTGA
- the LOC120438377 gene encoding histone H2A-like — MDLKLGKVFPWNVLKLKKRKTGGKARAKAKTRSSRAGLQFPVGRVHRLLRKGNYAERVGAGAPVYLAAVLEYLTAEILELAGNAARDNKKTRIIPRHLQLAVRNDEELNKLLGGVTIAQGGVLPNIQAVLLPKKTEKPVKAK, encoded by the exons ATGGACCTGAAACTTGGGAAAGTTTTCCCCTGGAACGTATTGAAACT aaaaaaaagaaaaaccggAGGCAAAGCCAGAGCTAAGGCTAAGACCCGCTCATCCCGTGCCGGGCTTCAGTTCCCCGTGGGTCGTGTCCACAGACTGCTGCGCAAAGGCAACTATGCGGAGCGTGTGGGAGCCGGCGCCCCCGTTTACCTGGCAGCTGTGCTCGAGTACCTGACCGCTGAGATCCTGGAGCTGGCTGGCAACGCAGCCCGCGACAACAAGAAGACTCGCATCATCCCACGTCACCTGCAGCTGGCTGTGCGCAACGACGAGGAGCTCAACAAGCTCCTGGGGGGAGTCAC CATCGCTCAGGGTGGTGTGCTGCCCAACATCCAGGCCGTGCTGCTGCCCAAGAAGACCGAGAAGCCCGTCAAGGCCAAGTAA
- the LOC116328225 gene encoding histone H3, whose protein sequence is MARTKQTARKSTGGKAPRKQLATKAARKSAPATGGVKKPHRYRPGTVALREIRRYQKSTELLIRKLPFQRLVREIAQDFKTDLRFQSSAVMALQEASEAYLVGLFEDTNLCAIHAKRVTIMPKDIQLARRIRGERA, encoded by the coding sequence atggcAAGAACCAAGCAGACCGCTCGCAAGTCTACTGGCGGCAAAGCACCCAGGAAGCAGCTGGCCACCAAGGCCGCTCGTAAGAGCGCCCCGGCCACCGGAGGCGTCAAGAAGCCCCATCGTTACAGGCCCGGTACCGTGGCTCTTCGTGAGATCCGCCGTTACCAGAAATCCACCGAGCTGCTGATCCGCAAGCTGCCCTTCCAGCGCCTGGTCCGCGAGATCGCCCAGGACTTCAAGACCGACCTGCGCTTCCAGAGCTCTGCTGTCATGGCTCTGCAGGAGGCCAGCGAGGCTTACCTGGTCGGACTCTTCGAGGACACCAACCTGTGCGCCATCCACGCCAAGAGGGTCACCATCATGCCCAAAGACATCCAGCTGGCTCGCCGCATCCGCGGAGAGAGAGCTTAA
- the LOC116328226 gene encoding histone H4-like: MSGRGKGGKGLGKGGAKRHRKVLRDNIQGITKPAIRRLARRGGVKRISGLIYEETRGVLKVFLENVIRDAVTYTEHAKRKTVTAMDVVYALKRQGRTLLFSGYN, translated from the exons ATGAGTGGAAGAGGAAAAGGTGGCAAAGGACTCGGAAAAGGAGGCGCTAAGCGCCACCGTAAGGTGCTCCGTGATAACATCCAGGGCATCACTAAGCCAGCTATCCGCCGCCTGGCTCGCCGTGGTGGCGTCAAGCGTATTTCTGGTCTGATCTATGAGGAGACCCGTGGTGTGCTGAAGGTGTTCCTGGAGAACGTTATCCGCGACGCCGTCACCTACACTGAGCACGCCAAGAGGAAGACCGTGACCGCCATGGATGTGGTGTACGCTCTGAAGAGGCAGGGCCGCACTCT TCTTTTCAGCGGCTACAACTGA